The following is a genomic window from Amycolatopsis acidiphila.
CGCGTAGCAGTTCCCGTCGCCTTCCAGGTTCATCATGCCCGGGGCGAGGAACTCGACCTCGCGGATCGTGCCCATCCCGCCACGCCACTGGCCGGCGCCGCCGTGGTCGGTGCGCAACTCGTACCGTCGCACTCGCAGCGGGTAGTGCGCCTCGATGTCCTCGACCGGGTTGTTGCGGGTGTTCGCGTAGAGCGTGTCCATCGCGTCGATGCCGTCCCGCTCCAGCATCCCGCCGTACGCGCCCTCGCTGATGTCCATGTAGACCCAGTAGTTCTCGCCGCGCAGTCCGCTGTAGGCGATGACCTTCAGGTTGCCGACACCCGCGGAGACACGGTCCCCGCAGATCGGACTGAGCGCGTGCATCAGGGTGTCCGCCACGACGTTGCCGGGGCAGAAGCGGGCGATGGTCGCGGCAGGGAAGGCGGGGTTGGCCATGCTGCCGCGTTCGGCGATGACCCGGATCGGCCGGACCAGCCCGGAGTTCTGCGGGGTGTCCTCATGCGTCGCCTGGTCGAGCAGGATCGAGCGCAGCGTGACGTAGACGGCGATGTCCACCGTGCCCAGCAGTGGCATGTTGATCGCCTTCTCGGCGACCTGCGGTGCGGTACCGGTCAGGTCGACGGTGAGCGTGTCGCCCTCGATCGTCACCGCCACCTTGACGGGCAGCAGCGCGCGCTCGGGATCCGCATCGTCGGGGAACCCGTCGACGTACCCGGTGGCGCGGTACACGCCGTCGGGCAGCTCGGTGATCTTCTCGCGCAGCACGCGCTCGGAGTAGTTCATCAACTCCTCGCACGCGTCCTCGACGGTGGCCTTCCCGTACTCCTCGAGCAGTTCGACGTAGCGCCGCGCACCCACCCGCGCGGCCGCGATCTGTGCCTCCATGTCCCCGACCACCATGTCGGAGCTGCGGATGTTGTCGCGCAGGAGCTGCCAGATGCCGCGGTTCGGCTCGTCGCGCTCGTACACCTTGACCGCGCGGAACTGCAGGCCTTCGGCGAAGGCGTCGGTGGCGTCCACGATGCCCACCGAACCGGGAACCAGCGCGCCCAGGTCGAGGTGGTGCGCGGTGGTGACGCTGTAGCCGACCAGCTCGCCGTGGTGGAAGATCGGCACGCAGAACGCGACGTCCGGCTGGTGCGAGGCGCCGTGGAACGAGGAGTTGTGCATGATCACGTCGCCGTCGTGCCAGCTCTGGCCGCGCTCGGCCATGATCTGGTTGACGCCGCGGACGTAGCCGGGAATCGGGCCGAGCTGCAGCGGGGTGCTCAGCGGGCACTCGCACACCTGCCTGCCCTGCGCGTCGAGGATCGCGGCGCCGAAGTCCTCCGACTCCCTGATCACCGACGAGTAGGCCATCCGGGACAGCTTGTGGCCCACCTCGAGCACGATGCTCTCCAGCGCGCCCGCGATCACCCTGGTGGTGATCGGGTCCACTGTGGACTCGCGAGCGGTGCCACGCGGGTATTCGATGACGTCGACCTGCTTCGCGCTCATCGCTTGCCTCCGATACGGATCAGGATGTCGCCGGTCTCGAGCACCCGTGCCTGCGTGCCCGGCGGGATGACGGTGGTGGAGTCCATCTGCACCGCCACGGCGGGGCCTTCGATGACCGCACCCGCGCCGAGTTCGGAGCGTTCGTAGTACGTGGTCTCCACTGGTTTGAGTTCGTCGCCGAAGCGGAACAGCGCGGTGTCGGTGGCGACCACGGCCTTGCTCGCGTCGGGATCGGCGTCGACCGAGAACGCGGGGAGCTTGGGCAGCTCGCCGCGCGCGATGACCCGGACGTTGATCAGCTCGATCGGGCTGTCGTGGAACGCATGCCCGTACTCCTCGGCGTGCAGCTGGTGGAACCGCTTCCAGCAGCGGCTCACCGCCTCTTCGTCGAGTACGCCGTCGTCCAGCGGCACCCGCAGCTCGTAGCCCTGGCCGAGGTAGCGGCAGTCGGCGTAGCGCTCGAACGACATGTCCTGCGCTGGTACACCGTCGGCGACCAGGTGCTCGCGCGCTTCGGTGCCGAGGGTGCTGAACACGTCGTCGAGTGCGGCCGCGGTGACGTTCTCGTCGAGCAGGAACATGGTGCGCAGCAGGTCGTACTTGAGGTCGCTGGCGAGCAGGCCCATCGCGGAGGTGATCCCGGGGTAGCGGGGGACGAGCACCTCGGGCAGCCCGAGCGACGCCGCGACCTCGGCGGCGTGGAGCGGGCCCGCGCCGCCGAAGGCGACCAGGGTGAAGGCTCGCGGGTCCTTGCCCTTCTGGATGGTGCGGGTACGGATCGCGTTGGCCATGTTGTTGTTGACGATCCGGAGCACGCCGGCCGCGGTCTCCTCGGGTGTCATGCCGAGCGGCTCGCCGAGCCGGCGCAGCGCCTCCGTCGCCAGGTCCGGCCGCAGCGAGGTCGACCCGGCGAGGGTGCGGTCCGCGCGGAGCCGGCCGAGCACGAGGTTCGCGTCGGTGACGGTCGGTTCCTCGCCGCCCTGCCCGTAACAGGCGGGACCGGGCGAGGCGCCGGCACTGCGCGGCCCGACCCGGAACGCGCCGCCGCTGTCGACGTAGGCGACGCTGCCGCCCCCGGCGCCGACCGTGTGCACGTCGATCATCGGCACCACGATCGGCAGGCCCGCGATCCAGGTGTCGCGTGGCGAGGACTCCAGGATGCTGCGGGAGGTGACGATGCCGATGTCCGCGCTGGTGCCACCGACGTCGAAGGTCACCAGGTTCTCGCGGCCGCACGCGTTCCCGACATGCGCACCGGCCAGCACACCCGCTGCCGGGCCGCTCATCAGCAGGGTGACGGGATAGTCGGCGGCGAAGCGCGGGGTCGCGGCACCGCCGTTGGAACGCATGATGCGCAGTTCGGCGTCGAGCCCGGCGGAGGCGAGCCGGTCGCCGAGCTTGCCGATGTAGCGCTGGACGGTCGGGCCGACGAACCCGTTCACCGCCGCCGCGGTGAAGCGCTCGTACTCGCGGAACTGCGGCGACACCCCGGCGGAGGTGGTGATGAAGGCCGCCGGGAACACTTCGCGCACCAGTTCGGCCGCGCGCAGCTCGTGCGTGGCGTTGCGGTAGCTGTTGAGGAAGGCGATCACGACCGACTCGACCCCGGCCGCGGCGAGCTCTTCGGCGGCCTGGCGCACCGCTTCCTCGTCCAGCGGGGTGGTCACCTGCCCGAGCGCGTCGACGCGCTCGTGGACCACCTTGCGGTGCCGGCGGGGGATCAGCGCGCCGTCCTGCCAGGGGATCTGCTGCCGGATCGAGTAGTGCAGCGGCCGCTGGTGCCGCGCGATGTGCAGGATGTCCCGGAAGCCGGCGGTGGTGATCAGCCCGGTGGTCGCGCCGTCGTGCTGCAGCAGCGCGTTCGTCGCGATCGTCGTGCCGTGGGCCAGGAAGTCGAGCTCCCCGCCGCCCGCCACGGCCGACACTCCGTCGACCAGGCCGACCGAGTGGTCGTGCGGGGTGCTGGGGACCTTGTGGACGGCGACCTCGCCACTGTCGGTGTCGAAGGCGATGATGTCGGTGTGGGTCCCGCCCACATCGACGCCGGTGATCCTCATGAATGCGTCCCTTCCGGCTTCGGCTTTCACCCAGGCTAGGAAGTCCACTCGGACGCACCTATGGCTCGCGGCCCAAGACGAGGCCCATCTCCTTGTGCCGGGGACCAAACGGGGCGGCGGTGGCGGTTCGGATTCCGTCGCGGCATGCTGAGGGATCGCGGGGGCGGACCGCGGCCGAGCCGCGGCAGGCCGAGCGGGTCGTGGAACCGTGCGGACGGCCGCCGACCGCCCTGGCCCTGGCCGCCCGCCGGCCGCGGGCGCGTCCACTGTGGATTCTATTCGTTCCCGGTGCCCGCGCCGACCTCATGCCGTGCGGTGCTGTCCGAGGTTTCGTACAGGTCCCGCTGGAAGCGTTCCTTGATCGTCGCCACGGCGACGAAGGTCAGGGCGGCGCAGGCGATGATGTAGAGCGACACCGACCAGGAGGAGCCGGTCGCGGCGAGTAGTGCGGTCATGATGAATGGTGCGAGGCCGCCGGCGAACACCGAGGCGAACTGGTATCCGAGTGAGGCTCCGGAGTAGCGGACGTCGGCCGGGAACATCTCGGCGTAGAGGGTCGCTTGTGGACCGTACATCGTTGCGTGGATGGTGAAGCCGATCAGGAGTGCGAGCAGCACCACGGGGACCGAGCCGGTGTTGATCATCCAGAACATGGGGAACGCGAAGACGGCCATGAGCACGGTGCCGGTGAGGTACAGCTTCTTGCGGTTGCCCATCCGGTCGGTCAGGGCGCCGAAGAACGGCATGGTGAAGACCTGCGAGAGCCCGGCGACCATGACGCAGACCAGGATCGAGGTGCGGGACATGCCCGCGTGTTTGGTGGCGTAGTCGAGCATTCCGCTGATCAGGATGTAGAAGGTGGCGTTGACGACGAAGAACGCGCCCGCGGCCTGCAGGATCTGCCGCCAGTACCGGCGCACTGCCTGTAGCAGCGGTGCCTTGCGCAGCCCTGCTGCGCGCTGGGAGGCGGCCGAGCGCTGCTGCAGCTGCCGGAAGACCGGGGTGTCCTCGACCTTGAGCTGTACCCAGCTGCCGATGAGCACCAGGACCAGCCCGGACAGGAACGGGATGCGCCAGCCCCAGCTGGTGAACTCCTGGTCGGTGAGGGTCGCGGTCAGGATGAGGTAGAGCAGGTTGCCCGCCACCGCGCCGAAGATGGCGCCGGTCTGCACGAGGCTGCCGTAGAAGCCGCGGCGGGCCACGGGGGCGTGTTCGGCGAGCAGCAGCGCGGCGCCACCCCACTGCGCGCCCACGCCCAGGCCCTGCACCAGCCGGGCGAGGACGAGCAGGATGGGCGCCCAGACCCCGATCGTGGCGTAGGACGGGAGGACCCCGATGCCGACGGTCGCGAGGCCCATCACCAGCATGGCGGCGACCAGCGGTGGTTTGCGGCCGAAGCGGTCGCCGACGTGCCCGGCGATGATCCCGCCGAGCGGCCGGGCGACGAACCCCACGGCGAAGGTCGCGAAGGACGCGAGCGTGCCGGCGGCCGGGCTGGCCGAGGGGAAGAACTGCGGGCCGAGCACGAGTGCCGCGGCCGTGGCGTAGATCAGGAAGTCGAACCACTCGAGCGTCGTGGCGAAGACCGCCGCCGCGGCGAGCCTGCCCATCTTCGCGGGGGGCGCCTGCTGGTCCATCGAAGTCCACCTCCGTGCCGCGTCACTGCGGCCGTGCACGTCCGTCCCGACGGATTCGGGACGGGGGTACGAACGATCGTTCGTACCTTAGTGATCCACCCTTCGGTTCGACAAGAGGCAGTTCCGCTCAGTTCGCCAGGGGAGCCTCGAGCATGGCGAGCGCGTAGCGCGCCTGCTGCTCGGCGAGCTGGCCGCGGGACAGCCGGCCGTCGCGGTGGTACCAGTACGCCACGGCGGCGATCATCGACAGGATGGCCCGCGCGGCGTCCTTGCCGTAGGGCGTGCGGAATTCGCCGCCGGCGATGCCCTGCGCCACGATCTCCTCGAACAGCGCCTGGGTGGCGTCCCGTTCGGCGACGAGGCGTTGCCGGTCGCCCTGCTCGAGGTAGCGGACCTCGCTGGTGGCCACCACGGTCGCGACCTGGTGATCGACGACGAAGCCGACGTAGGCGCGCACGGCCTCGCGCATCCGGGACGCGGCGTCGTCGCCGGCCTCTTCGACGGCCCGCCGGACCCGGGCGTAGAGCTCGTCGTTCGCGTGCCGCAGGACTTCGGCGAGCAGTTGCGACTTCGACGGGAAGTAGTTGTAGAGGTTGGACAGGCCGGTGCCCGCGCCTTTCGCCACGTCGCGCATGGAGGCGCCGTTGAATCCCTTGGTGCCGAAGGCTTCGAGGGCGGCGTTCAGGATCGCGGCCTCGTTCCCGCGGCCGGTGTCGGCGATCAGGGTGGACGGGGAACGACTGTTCATGCGGTCAGGTTAGTGCATGCCCGCGTGGCTCCCTCTCCGTCGCTTGACAGCGGCGGAGACGGCGTGCTTACCTCCGAAGTAAGAACGTTCGTTCGTTCACGCGGACGGTGGACCGGAAGGACGGCCATGAGCAGCACTGCCGCTGAAGTCCCGGAGGCACTGCACGGACCAGGAACGCGGGCTCCCTACTTCGAGGACTTCGAGGTAGGCCAACGGTTCACCGGTCCCGAGCGGGTCTTCTCAGCGGCGGTCGTCGCGGCCTTCGCCGAGGTCAGCGGTGACGAGCACCCGCTGCACACCGAACACGGGCACTCCGCGGACGGGCGGCCGCTCGTGCACGGCCCGCTCGGCTTGTCGGGCTTCTTCGGCTGGCACCACCGGCTCGGCCTGTCCACGCATGTCGAGGCGGCCTTCGACACGCGGTGGCAGTACCTGGCCCCGCTGTACGTCGGAGACGCGGTCACCTACGAGATGACCGTGACCCGGTGCCGCCGCACCTCCGCGTTGACCAACGGGGTGATCGGGCGGCACGTCGTCGTGCGCAACCAGCACGGCACGGTGGTGCAGGAGGGGCAGACCTCGGCGCTGGTCACCGCCCGCGCGGCCGTCGACGACCACGAGTCGCGCCTCGGGCGGGCGTTTCCCACCGTGGCCTGGGGCCGCCGGCTCGCCGAGCGGCTGAACGAGGCCCCGGCGTTCACCGAGGCGACGGGCACCTGGGACGGGACGATCGGGCTCCGGTTCGACCTCGACCAGCTGCTCTTCCGCGTCTACCGGGGCCGGGTGATCGACTGCGGGCCCCGGACGCCCGACGGCCCGGCCTTCACGCTCGGCGCGCCGGACGTCGTCTGGACCGAGCTGATCACCGGACCGGCGAACGACTTCACCCAACGGGCCATGAAGGACCAGTTCACCGTGCACGGCAACGCCTATGAGTACCTCCGGCTGACGCGGGCGATCATTTCGCTCGTGGACGAGGCGCGAGTGCTGGCGGGCAGCCCGGCACCGCGGAAAGGCAACTGACTGATGAAGGCGAACTACCTCGACGTGGGTGGTACCCGGTCTTTCGTGCTCGAAGAGGGGCACGGGCAGCCGGTCCTCTGCTTGCACACCGCCGGGCAGAGCGGTGTCCAGTGGCGCGACGTGCAGTCGGAGCTCGCCGCGCTCGGCTATCGCGTCATCGTTCCCGACCTGCCCGGGCACGGCCGCTCCGAGCCGGCACCGGCCGGACCGGTGCGCGACCTGGCCGTCTACGCCGCGTGGTGCGAGGAGCTCATCGACCGCCTGGAGCTCGAGCGTCCGTTCGTGGTGGGCTGCTCCATCGGCGGGGCGATCACGCTGCAGCTCGCCGTGCGACGGGGTGACCGTCTCGCCGGAGCGGTCGCCATGGCGGCGCACGGCGGTACCGACGCCGGAGCCCAGAAGCTCACCGTGCGCGGCCTCGAGCGCGAGCTCGTGGACTCGGCCGCGCCGAGCCGTTCGGACCGCACCTATTTCGGGACGCTCGCGGTGGTCGGCAGCCGGGTGCCCGCGGACCGGGCCGAGCTCATCGCCAGGATGCACCGGCGCGAGGACCCCGAGATCTCCAACAGCGATCTCATCGGCTGGGTCACCCACGATGTCCGGTCGCAGCTGCCGACCGTCGCGTGCCCCGTGCACCTCGTGGTGGGCGCCGACGACCTGTGGCTCGATCCCGCCGACGTGCGGGTCGCCGCCGACCTCGTTCCGGGCGCTCGGTACACGCTGCTGGACGGCATCGGCCACTACCCGATGGAAGAGCTGGGCGACGCGTTCGCGCCGACATTGCACGGGTGGCTCACCGGGCTCGGGGACCGGACGGAGGCTCGCGCGTGAGCGAGTCCGGGACACCCACGCTCGTCGATCTGCTCACCGAGGTCGTCGCCGCCGATCCCGGCGCGGTCGTGGTCATCGACACCCATGGCAGTCCTCGCCGCACCACCCGTGGTGAGTTCTGGCGCCGGACAGTCGCGCTTCGCGACGACCTGCGTGCGCGAGGTGTGGGCCGAGGCGACTGCCTGGGGGTGTGGCTGCCCAACTGGTCGGGCTCCCTGGTGTGGCAGTTCGCCGCGGCCGCACTGGGTGCGCATGTCATCGGGATCAACACCCGCTACGGCGTCGCCGACGTCGCGCACGTCCTGGCCAAGGCACAGCCCAAGGTCGTCGCGGTCGCCCACGAGTTTCTCGGGCTGGACCTGGCCGGGCGCCTGCGGGCGGCGGTCACGGAAGCGGATTGCCTCCCGCCTTCCGTCGCCGTGATCAGCGCGCCCGGCGCCGCTCCCGCGGCGGACGAGGCGCTTCCCGCCTACGACGTCGGCGCCGGAGCGTGGGTGCCGTCGCCGCCGTCGGCCGAGCTGGATCTCGGTGCCCTCAGCGGCGCACCGGACGAGATGGCGGTCGCGTTCACGACTTCCGGTTCGACCGGCAGGCCGAAGCTCGCCGCCCACCGCAGCAGCGCCGTGGCCCGGCATGCCAGGGCCGTGGCCGAGGCCGGCGGCTGGGACGAAACCTCGGTGAGCCTCATCGTCCTGCCGTTGTCCGGGGTTTTCGGGTTCGTCCCGGCGCTCGCGGCGATCGCCGGTGGTGGCGCCGTGCTGCTGGAGCCCAGCTTCGACCCGGCCCTGGTCCTGCGGCACATGGAAGAGTTCGCGGTCTCGCATCTGGCCGGCGCCGACGACATCAGCGGCCGGCTGATGGCAGCCTGGCGTGCGCGCCCGGCCGACCTCAAGGCGTGGCGGCGTCTGCTGATCGGCGACTTCTACGGCAACTCCATGCAGGTATCCGCGTGGGCTGAGTCGGAGACCGGCACGCCCGTGTTCGGTATCTACGGCTCGAGCGAGGTTTTCGCCCTCACGGCCTTCTGGCGCGAGCACGATCCGGCCCCGGCCCGGTGGCGCGGCGGTGGCCGCCCGGTGTCCGCCGGAATCGAGGTTCGTGCC
Proteins encoded in this region:
- a CDS encoding AMP-binding protein, with product MSESGTPTLVDLLTEVVAADPGAVVVIDTHGSPRRTTRGEFWRRTVALRDDLRARGVGRGDCLGVWLPNWSGSLVWQFAAAALGAHVIGINTRYGVADVAHVLAKAQPKVVAVAHEFLGLDLAGRLRAAVTEADCLPPSVAVISAPGAAPAADEALPAYDVGAGAWVPSPPSAELDLGALSGAPDEMAVAFTTSGSTGRPKLAAHRSSAVARHARAVAEAGGWDETSVSLIVLPLSGVFGFVPALAAIAGGGAVLLEPSFDPALVLRHMEEFAVSHLAGADDISGRLMAAWRARPADLKAWRRLLIGDFYGNSMQVSAWAESETGTPVFGIYGSSEVFALTAFWREHDPAPARWRGGGRPVSAGIEVRAVDPFSGEPATGDEPGELQFRGYHVVDTYLGDADGAIRRGSFTDDGWFRSGDLGTVRPDGSFHYLCRMGDSLRLKGFLVEPAEIENRLAEHPSVARTKVVGLTVDGETSAIAFVEPVPGSAPDPAELRAWCASTLAKFKVPRTVHLISEMPTTVGTNGAKIRAAALRELAEQLATPRQEVD
- a CDS encoding TetR/AcrR family transcriptional regulator; its protein translation is MNSRSPSTLIADTGRGNEAAILNAALEAFGTKGFNGASMRDVAKGAGTGLSNLYNYFPSKSQLLAEVLRHANDELYARVRRAVEEAGDDAASRMREAVRAYVGFVVDHQVATVVATSEVRYLEQGDRQRLVAERDATQALFEEIVAQGIAGGEFRTPYGKDAARAILSMIAAVAYWYHRDGRLSRGQLAEQQARYALAMLEAPLAN
- a CDS encoding hydantoinase B/oxoprolinase family protein → MSAKQVDVIEYPRGTARESTVDPITTRVIAGALESIVLEVGHKLSRMAYSSVIRESEDFGAAILDAQGRQVCECPLSTPLQLGPIPGYVRGVNQIMAERGQSWHDGDVIMHNSSFHGASHQPDVAFCVPIFHHGELVGYSVTTAHHLDLGALVPGSVGIVDATDAFAEGLQFRAVKVYERDEPNRGIWQLLRDNIRSSDMVVGDMEAQIAAARVGARRYVELLEEYGKATVEDACEELMNYSERVLREKITELPDGVYRATGYVDGFPDDADPERALLPVKVAVTIEGDTLTVDLTGTAPQVAEKAINMPLLGTVDIAVYVTLRSILLDQATHEDTPQNSGLVRPIRVIAERGSMANPAFPAATIARFCPGNVVADTLMHALSPICGDRVSAGVGNLKVIAYSGLRGENYWVYMDISEGAYGGMLERDGIDAMDTLYANTRNNPVEDIEAHYPLRVRRYELRTDHGGAGQWRGGMGTIREVEFLAPGMMNLEGDGNCYAPWGAFGGENGSPGGVDFVHADGSVEQLPSKLQGRRAGAGDVIRTLSPCGGGYGDPLARDPELVVSDLLDGYLSEQTARTRYGVVLDGTGVDGPGTAALRAQLRAAGPADQRPPWASAPSGTVG
- a CDS encoding MFS transporter — protein: MDQQAPPAKMGRLAAAAVFATTLEWFDFLIYATAAALVLGPQFFPSASPAAGTLASFATFAVGFVARPLGGIIAGHVGDRFGRKPPLVAAMLVMGLATVGIGVLPSYATIGVWAPILLVLARLVQGLGVGAQWGGAALLLAEHAPVARRGFYGSLVQTGAIFGAVAGNLLYLILTATLTDQEFTSWGWRIPFLSGLVLVLIGSWVQLKVEDTPVFRQLQQRSAASQRAAGLRKAPLLQAVRRYWRQILQAAGAFFVVNATFYILISGMLDYATKHAGMSRTSILVCVMVAGLSQVFTMPFFGALTDRMGNRKKLYLTGTVLMAVFAFPMFWMINTGSVPVVLLALLIGFTIHATMYGPQATLYAEMFPADVRYSGASLGYQFASVFAGGLAPFIMTALLAATGSSWSVSLYIIACAALTFVAVATIKERFQRDLYETSDSTARHEVGAGTGNE
- a CDS encoding hotdog family protein, which produces MSSTAAEVPEALHGPGTRAPYFEDFEVGQRFTGPERVFSAAVVAAFAEVSGDEHPLHTEHGHSADGRPLVHGPLGLSGFFGWHHRLGLSTHVEAAFDTRWQYLAPLYVGDAVTYEMTVTRCRRTSALTNGVIGRHVVVRNQHGTVVQEGQTSALVTARAAVDDHESRLGRAFPTVAWGRRLAERLNEAPAFTEATGTWDGTIGLRFDLDQLLFRVYRGRVIDCGPRTPDGPAFTLGAPDVVWTELITGPANDFTQRAMKDQFTVHGNAYEYLRLTRAIISLVDEARVLAGSPAPRKGN
- a CDS encoding alpha/beta fold hydrolase — protein: MKANYLDVGGTRSFVLEEGHGQPVLCLHTAGQSGVQWRDVQSELAALGYRVIVPDLPGHGRSEPAPAGPVRDLAVYAAWCEELIDRLELERPFVVGCSIGGAITLQLAVRRGDRLAGAVAMAAHGGTDAGAQKLTVRGLERELVDSAAPSRSDRTYFGTLAVVGSRVPADRAELIARMHRREDPEISNSDLIGWVTHDVRSQLPTVACPVHLVVGADDLWLDPADVRVAADLVPGARYTLLDGIGHYPMEELGDAFAPTLHGWLTGLGDRTEARA
- a CDS encoding hydantoinase/oxoprolinase family protein — protein: MRITGVDVGGTHTDIIAFDTDSGEVAVHKVPSTPHDHSVGLVDGVSAVAGGGELDFLAHGTTIATNALLQHDGATTGLITTAGFRDILHIARHQRPLHYSIRQQIPWQDGALIPRRHRKVVHERVDALGQVTTPLDEEAVRQAAEELAAAGVESVVIAFLNSYRNATHELRAAELVREVFPAAFITTSAGVSPQFREYERFTAAAVNGFVGPTVQRYIGKLGDRLASAGLDAELRIMRSNGGAATPRFAADYPVTLLMSGPAAGVLAGAHVGNACGRENLVTFDVGGTSADIGIVTSRSILESSPRDTWIAGLPIVVPMIDVHTVGAGGGSVAYVDSGGAFRVGPRSAGASPGPACYGQGGEEPTVTDANLVLGRLRADRTLAGSTSLRPDLATEALRRLGEPLGMTPEETAAGVLRIVNNNMANAIRTRTIQKGKDPRAFTLVAFGGAGPLHAAEVAASLGLPEVLVPRYPGITSAMGLLASDLKYDLLRTMFLLDENVTAAALDDVFSTLGTEAREHLVADGVPAQDMSFERYADCRYLGQGYELRVPLDDGVLDEEAVSRCWKRFHQLHAEEYGHAFHDSPIELINVRVIARGELPKLPAFSVDADPDASKAVVATDTALFRFGDELKPVETTYYERSELGAGAVIEGPAVAVQMDSTTVIPPGTQARVLETGDILIRIGGKR